From bacterium, the proteins below share one genomic window:
- a CDS encoding cupin domain-containing protein produces the protein MEGSRYRRVHASALEGFQHARDDYWYRPLVFGKGLFTYLAYVPPGGSMPPHGHEEDAYELSFYMLEGELEITLEGETFAVAPGEAIHVDPGVSLGVRNSGTRTAGFLLTFAPPPPIPSPEALRERYERRGSGIKSPEEMEALIRQTPVSR, from the coding sequence ATGGAAGGCAGCCGCTACCGGCGCGTCCACGCCAGCGCCCTCGAGGGGTTCCAGCACGCCCGTGACGACTACTGGTACCGCCCGCTGGTCTTCGGTAAGGGTCTCTTCACCTATCTGGCCTACGTGCCGCCCGGAGGGTCCATGCCTCCCCACGGCCACGAGGAGGACGCGTACGAACTCTCGTTCTACATGCTGGAGGGCGAACTGGAGATTACGCTGGAGGGCGAGACCTTCGCGGTGGCGCCGGGCGAGGCCATCCACGTGGATCCGGGCGTCTCGCTGGGAGTCCGCAACTCCGGGACCCGTACTGCCGGATTCCTGTTGACGTTTGCGCCGCCGCCTCCGATTCCGTCACCGGAGGCGCTACGGGAACGCTACGAGCGTCGGGGAAGCGGAATCAAGTCGCCTGAAGAGATGGAGGCGCTCATCCGGCAGACGCCGGTCAGCCGATAA
- a CDS encoding GlcNAc-PI de-N-acetylase has product MIQPDQPGTLLVIATYGLEIVEVGGTIARHVRAGGRVHSSVTLVRPESRPQVERAAAILGTTVQFMEFTMGEVSPDMNSKKRFVRLIREVRPDVVITQDPEHSFHDLDPDRRQAMILYLEAMALAGRDFAPEQLEELGRHPVPTIYYMMPDRPNCVVDITEVAGIKQQALAELRSQHAFSAQMMRRRLAPEVLAHVAGVDTGASDEVLGLAIHRQTDKSLHLYHGLMSHTAQAVLAEPFRREGVFTLSYLVR; this is encoded by the coding sequence ATGATCCAGCCTGATCAGCCCGGCACGCTCCTTGTGATCGCCACCTACGGCCTTGAGATAGTCGAGGTCGGGGGCACAATCGCCCGCCACGTCCGGGCCGGGGGGCGCGTTCACTCCTCGGTGACGCTGGTCAGGCCGGAGTCGCGGCCCCAGGTCGAGCGAGCGGCAGCCATCCTGGGCACGACGGTTCAGTTCATGGAGTTCACGATGGGTGAGGTTTCCCCGGACATGAACTCGAAGAAACGGTTCGTGCGCCTGATCCGGGAAGTCCGGCCGGACGTTGTGATCACGCAGGACCCCGAGCACTCGTTTCACGACCTTGATCCGGACCGCCGCCAGGCGATGATCCTCTACCTCGAGGCGATGGCCCTGGCCGGCCGTGACTTCGCGCCCGAGCAGCTCGAGGAGCTGGGGCGCCATCCGGTTCCCACGATCTACTACATGATGCCCGACCGGCCCAACTGCGTGGTGGACATAACCGAGGTGGCCGGGATAAAACAGCAGGCCCTTGCTGAGTTGCGCAGCCAACACGCCTTCAGCGCCCAGATGATGCGGCGCAGGCTGGCCCCCGAGGTTCTCGCGCACGTCGCGGGCGTTGATACGGGAGCGTCCGACGAAGTGCTGGGGCTGGCCATCCACCGCCAGACCGACAAGTCCCTTCACCTCTATCACGGGCTGATGAGTCACACGGCGCAGGCCGTGCTGGCCGAGCCCTTCCGGCGGGAAGGCGTCTTCACCCTCAGCTACCTGGTGCGGTAG
- a CDS encoding ABC transporter permease: MNDSAVWRFLAGRVAQYLLLLALTVALNFALPRMMPGSPLVFLAGEDVGFLDAEQRAQLYALYGLDQPQWEQFLTYAGNLARGELGYSFQRGRPIAEIIGERLPWTMLLVGLSLVIATLLGAALGAVTAWRRGSVLDLGTLGVAMFFESVPSFWLGMIFIAVFAAGLGWLPIFGAGTAGVTLAGWALLVDRARHLMLPLATLTLITIPGTLLITRYSMLSVLGEQYITTARAKGVHERAVLLRHAMRNALLPVATVFMLNLGFVASGATVVETVFSYPGVGRLLYEAVLNRDYPVLQGTFLVITVSVIVANIASDLLYPLIDPRVRRR; encoded by the coding sequence GTGAACGATTCCGCCGTGTGGCGCTTCCTGGCCGGGCGTGTGGCCCAGTACCTGCTCTTGTTGGCGCTGACAGTGGCGCTCAACTTCGCCCTGCCCCGGATGATGCCCGGCAGCCCGCTGGTCTTCCTGGCCGGTGAGGACGTGGGGTTCCTCGACGCGGAGCAGCGGGCCCAGCTGTACGCGCTCTACGGCCTCGACCAGCCGCAGTGGGAGCAGTTTCTCACCTATGCCGGCAACCTGGCCCGTGGCGAACTCGGGTACTCGTTCCAGCGCGGCCGCCCGATCGCCGAGATAATCGGCGAGCGCCTTCCCTGGACCATGCTGTTGGTCGGGCTCTCGCTCGTGATCGCCACGCTGCTCGGCGCCGCGCTGGGCGCCGTGACCGCCTGGCGGCGCGGCTCGGTCCTGGACCTCGGCACTCTCGGCGTGGCGATGTTCTTTGAGTCGGTGCCCTCGTTCTGGCTCGGGATGATCTTCATCGCGGTCTTTGCGGCCGGGCTGGGCTGGCTTCCTATATTCGGGGCCGGCACGGCCGGCGTAACCCTCGCCGGATGGGCCCTGTTGGTTGACCGCGCTCGCCACCTGATGCTGCCGCTCGCCACCCTGACCCTGATAACCATCCCGGGTACCTTGCTGATAACCAGGTACTCGATGCTCTCGGTACTGGGTGAGCAGTACATCACCACGGCGCGGGCAAAGGGGGTGCACGAGCGGGCAGTGCTGCTCCGGCACGCGATGCGAAACGCCCTTCTGCCGGTGGCGACGGTCTTCATGCTCAACCTGGGCTTCGTGGCCAGCGGCGCCACCGTGGTGGAGACGGTCTTCTCCTACCCGGGCGTCGGCCGCCTCCTCTATGAGGCGGTGCTAAACCGTGACTACCCCGTGCTGCAGGGGACCTTTCTCGTCATCACGGTAAGCGTGATCGTGGCGAACATCGCCTCCGACCTGCTCTACCCGCTCATAGACCCGCGGGTGCGACGGCGGTGA
- a CDS encoding metal-sensing transcriptional repressor, whose translation MPHTKTKQIANRLARLEGHVRAIRTMVIEGRPCPEVLIQIAAARAALDQAARVLLEDHLEHCIVDAQNHGDISSAIGDLKEALNRFIG comes from the coding sequence ATGCCGCATACCAAGACGAAGCAGATCGCAAACCGGCTGGCACGCCTGGAAGGACACGTCCGCGCCATCCGTACCATGGTGATCGAAGGCCGGCCTTGTCCGGAAGTCCTCATCCAGATCGCAGCGGCCCGGGCTGCACTTGATCAGGCCGCGCGGGTCCTTCTGGAAGACCACCTGGAGCACTGCATCGTGGACGCACAGAACCATGGAGACATATCCTCGGCCATCGGAGATCTCAAGGAGGCCCTAAACAGGTTTATCGGCTGA
- the rpmG gene encoding 50S ribosomal protein L33, producing the protein MPRDIITLACTECKRRNYTTTKNKKNDPDRIEVSKYCRWCRKHTAHRETR; encoded by the coding sequence ATGCCGAGGGATATCATCACGCTCGCCTGCACGGAGTGCAAGCGGCGTAACTACACGACCACGAAGAACAAGAAGAACGATCCCGACCGGATCGAGGTGTCGAAGTACTGCAGGTGGTGTCGCAAGCACACCGCCCACCGCGAGACGCGCTAG
- a CDS encoding ABC transporter substrate-binding protein has translation MRILLLISVLAVSLLSAGAPARGQTAALRMAISRDEGSLNPYTYQSGYPGWNLMTLVYEPLFTPDADNIPQPWLVRRYSVSPDGRTWTLTLHPNIKWHDGRPLTADDVKFTYEYVRKHAHSRWTSQVRLIESIETSGTTMLTIRLTAQSGGFLMQPLADLPILPRHIWEGVAEPRRFNDSIGSGPYKLAEMRDGQFYRLVANDAYFGGRPKVREIVLPIIRDATVTFTALKAGEIDTTARALSPELVGAFEKAGGLKVVRGAGYASTILQLNLEHPILRDVKLRQAIANAINTRLMVRLLLLGYGVVGSPGYIHPDSPFHNPAVTFAASKSRAVQILNEAGYIDRDRDGIRDTPDGRPLRFNLLTLAGNPIRVRGADLMRTWLRDIGIDVRVVAQEDASIIAQVWPDFDVCNGRNFDMAIFGWSAPVMNRATSLRDLFHSDCRFGTINIGGYKSAEVDRLGNELAAAVEPAKQKQILFEMQKTISADLPVHVLFYMDGIYAYRPDKHDAWVYQKGQGIVNKLSFIGPPKR, from the coding sequence ATGCGAATCCTGTTGCTGATCTCCGTTCTGGCGGTGAGCCTACTCTCTGCGGGGGCTCCGGCCCGCGGCCAGACGGCGGCGCTGCGCATGGCCATCTCGAGGGACGAGGGCTCGCTCAACCCGTACACCTACCAGAGCGGGTATCCCGGCTGGAACCTGATGACCCTCGTCTACGAGCCGCTGTTCACGCCCGACGCCGACAACATCCCGCAGCCCTGGCTTGTGCGCAGGTACTCCGTGAGCCCGGACGGCAGGACATGGACGCTCACGCTGCACCCCAACATCAAGTGGCACGACGGACGCCCCCTTACGGCCGACGATGTGAAGTTCACGTATGAGTATGTGCGGAAGCACGCCCACTCGCGCTGGACCTCGCAGGTCCGCCTGATCGAGAGCATCGAGACCTCGGGCACCACGATGCTGACCATCCGCCTGACCGCTCAAAGCGGCGGGTTCCTGATGCAGCCCCTCGCCGACCTGCCGATTCTGCCCCGGCACATCTGGGAAGGAGTCGCGGAGCCGCGGCGATTCAACGACTCGATCGGCAGTGGTCCGTACAAGCTTGCGGAGATGCGTGACGGCCAGTTCTACCGTCTGGTCGCCAACGACGCCTACTTCGGCGGGCGGCCTAAGGTGCGCGAGATCGTGCTCCCCATCATCCGCGATGCCACGGTGACGTTTACGGCGCTCAAGGCGGGCGAGATTGACACCACGGCCAGGGCGCTCTCGCCGGAACTGGTCGGCGCGTTCGAGAAGGCCGGGGGACTGAAGGTCGTGCGAGGTGCTGGATACGCAAGCACCATTCTCCAGTTAAACCTGGAGCACCCCATCCTACGGGATGTGAAGCTGCGCCAGGCCATCGCCAACGCCATCAACACCCGCCTGATGGTCAGGCTGCTCCTGCTCGGCTACGGCGTCGTGGGAAGCCCGGGATATATCCACCCTGACTCTCCGTTCCACAACCCTGCCGTGACCTTCGCGGCGAGCAAGTCGAGGGCAGTCCAGATCCTTAACGAGGCCGGATACATTGACCGCGACCGCGACGGCATACGGGACACGCCGGACGGACGGCCGCTCCGGTTCAACCTGCTGACCCTTGCCGGCAACCCCATCCGCGTGCGCGGAGCCGATCTGATGCGCACGTGGCTCCGCGACATCGGGATTGACGTGCGCGTCGTTGCGCAGGAGGACGCTAGCATCATCGCTCAGGTGTGGCCCGACTTCGACGTCTGCAATGGGCGCAACTTCGACATGGCGATCTTCGGGTGGTCGGCACCGGTGATGAACCGGGCCACCAGCCTGCGAGACCTGTTCCACTCGGACTGCCGGTTCGGTACGATCAACATCGGTGGATACAAGAGCGCCGAGGTGGACAGGTTGGGCAACGAGCTGGCCGCGGCGGTGGAGCCCGCGAAGCAGAAGCAGATCCTGTTCGAGATGCAGAAGACGATTTCGGCCGATCTGCCGGTGCACGTGCTGTTCTACATGGACGGCATCTACGCCTACCGGCCTGACAAGCACGACGCCTGGGTCTACCAGAAGGGGCAGGGGATCGTTAACAAGCTGTCGTTCATCGGTCCGCCCAAGCGCTGA